A genomic segment from Rhodospirillaceae bacterium encodes:
- a CDS encoding AMP-binding protein, translated as MTANLYALFKSHFPSDSFSPALIERQGKILTYGDLDSLSARLAGVLIAEGARPGDRIAVQVEKSITAVALYLACLRAGLVYLPLNTAYLSDELEYFIDDAKPAVVVGEADSKSLPTIVKKHAVKAFLTLEVDGYGTLVSLAAEIEPFEEIYRNTQDDLAAILYSSGTTGRPKGVMLSHGNLSSNAKTLHQLWQFGPKDVLLHALPIFHTHGLFAALNTTLLNGTAILFHEKFVAEHVIEDLRRATVFMGVPTYYVRLLASKEFGREVCKGMRLFVSGSAPLPERTFNDFEKRTGHLILERYGMTEAGMITSAHTDKPRRAGKVGWPLPDVKLRLNARNQEIEIKGPNVFSGYWGKPNETAANFTSDKYFKTGDIGSFAKDGMISIIGRAKDMIISGGFNVYPKEVESCIDEILGVDESAVVGMPHPDFGEAGLAIVTLKDGSANLTESKVIGALKNQLANYKIPKAIVFVDSLPRNAMGKVQKALLRDRYKDLWFTKLESQNT; from the coding sequence ATGACTGCAAATCTCTATGCGTTATTCAAATCCCACTTCCCTAGTGACTCGTTCTCACCGGCGCTGATTGAACGCCAGGGAAAAATACTGACTTACGGCGACCTAGATTCTTTGTCTGCTAGATTGGCTGGCGTTTTGATCGCTGAAGGGGCTAGGCCTGGAGATCGCATTGCTGTCCAGGTCGAAAAATCAATTACAGCGGTTGCACTTTACCTAGCGTGTTTACGTGCTGGATTGGTCTATCTGCCGTTGAATACTGCTTACCTTTCTGACGAGTTGGAGTATTTTATCGACGACGCGAAACCAGCAGTGGTTGTCGGGGAAGCGGACTCCAAGAGTTTGCCGACGATAGTAAAAAAACATGCTGTAAAAGCATTTTTGACGCTTGAAGTCGATGGCTACGGTACGCTGGTTAGTCTTGCCGCTGAAATTGAGCCGTTTGAGGAAATCTATCGAAACACACAAGATGATCTAGCAGCGATCCTATATTCATCAGGGACGACAGGTCGGCCAAAAGGAGTGATGTTAAGCCACGGGAACCTCTCATCAAATGCGAAGACTCTGCATCAGTTATGGCAGTTCGGACCAAAAGATGTGTTGCTACATGCCTTACCTATTTTTCACACTCATGGTCTATTCGCGGCATTGAACACTACCTTACTCAATGGAACAGCTATTCTGTTTCATGAAAAGTTTGTTGCGGAACATGTAATCGAAGATTTGCGGAGAGCTACCGTGTTTATGGGGGTTCCGACATACTATGTTCGTTTGCTTGCGAGTAAAGAGTTTGGACGGGAAGTATGTAAGGGTATGCGGTTGTTTGTATCCGGTTCTGCTCCACTGCCTGAACGGACATTTAACGATTTCGAGAAGCGTACGGGGCACCTGATACTTGAAAGATATGGGATGACAGAAGCAGGTATGATAACCAGCGCACATACCGATAAACCTCGCCGCGCTGGTAAAGTCGGTTGGCCCCTACCTGATGTTAAGTTGCGCCTAAATGCACGGAACCAAGAGATAGAAATCAAAGGCCCTAATGTGTTCAGTGGATACTGGGGAAAGCCAAACGAAACCGCCGCAAATTTTACATCTGATAAGTATTTCAAAACCGGTGATATCGGGTCATTTGCAAAAGATGGAATGATTTCGATTATTGGTCGGGCTAAAGACATGATAATTTCGGGCGGATTTAATGTGTATCCGAAGGAAGTAGAAAGTTGTATCGACGAAATACTAGGGGTCGATGAGTCAGCGGTTGTGGGAATGCCGCATCCTGACTTTGGGGAAGCTGGATTAGCTATCGTCACGCTAAAGGATGGAAGTGCCAACTTGACTGAGTCAAAGGTAATCGGCGCCCTAAAAAATCAACTGGCCAATTACAAAATCCCAAAAGCAATAGTGTTTGTTGATTCGCTGCCTCGTAATGCGATGGGGAAGGTGCAAAAGGCTCTTTTGCGTGACCGTTACAAGGACCTCTGGTTCACCAAATTAGAGTCGCAGAATACTTAG
- a CDS encoding glutathione S-transferase N-terminal domain-containing protein yields MFELFYFPTPNCKKVTILLEECSLPYTITPVRINKGDQFAPDFLKISPNNRIPALVDHEPTGGGEPVALFESGAIMMYLAEKVGKFWPQKPREKYAVVKWVLWQAANQGPKMGEQNHFHGAADNEKNGDQSYAIKRFDNEVHRLFGVINLGLFGREWLAGDEYTIADMASYPWASLWELRGNDITDFPKVQEWMQRISDRPAVKKAMALGISTNEEAGEISQEERERRAKILSNQRAIPIPSQWYETA; encoded by the coding sequence ATGTTTGAGCTTTTTTACTTTCCTACACCTAACTGTAAGAAAGTCACGATTCTGTTAGAAGAATGCTCGTTGCCTTATACGATTACACCGGTTCGTATTAACAAAGGCGATCAGTTTGCCCCAGATTTTTTGAAGATTTCACCTAATAATCGGATTCCAGCGTTGGTAGATCACGAACCTACCGGTGGAGGTGAGCCAGTAGCCCTATTCGAGTCAGGTGCGATCATGATGTATCTTGCTGAAAAAGTGGGTAAGTTTTGGCCGCAAAAGCCAAGAGAAAAATATGCGGTCGTGAAATGGGTGCTTTGGCAAGCAGCGAACCAAGGGCCGAAAATGGGTGAGCAAAATCATTTCCATGGTGCCGCTGACAATGAGAAAAACGGAGACCAATCATACGCTATCAAACGCTTTGATAACGAAGTTCACCGCTTGTTCGGTGTAATTAATCTTGGACTTTTCGGTAGGGAATGGCTCGCTGGAGATGAGTACACCATCGCAGACATGGCAAGTTATCCATGGGCCAGTCTTTGGGAATTACGCGGAAACGATATTACCGACTTCCCAAAAGTTCAGGAATGGATGCAGCGTATTTCTGATCGGCCAGCTGTAAAAAAAGCTATGGCACTTGGTATTAGTACAAACGAGGAGGCTGGCGAAATTTCTCAAGAGGAACGAGAGCGGCGCGCGAAGATTCTCTCTAACCAACGTGCAATACCGATCCCTTCACAGTGGTATGAAACTGCTTAG
- a CDS encoding TonB-dependent receptor codes for MSQYLYSGKASLFSATALSLVLLCVPEVAAQVALEEITVTARKREESLKDIPLSITALTSQDIANRGVSELRDIIDLTPGLSISEFGAGQLNFPVIRGLTNLTGGAFAENNVSVFYNGVYLANSNMVDVTFLDLERVEVVKGPVSALYGRNAYSGVINYVTKRPSDEFEGTLKLEGGNHDRYGIQGSVSGPIVDGKLGVRLSGRFDSFGGTREDAISGVDFEGYEKKAIQAAFEIDPTESVNILATLYYSNDDYDQPLRVLTTGNCGAPAGAFQTTLCGKVPDFSDSDGTPRSGDPDFELFGNKRELFMATGNVSIDMGPVSLTSVTSYMDGSEGQRIDRDGTGVGRAYPLIGGPTPTINLSTYGLSDADDDAFSQELRLSSNEDENVRWSFGGFYSRFNRLGGFTIVVDNGDVPAGAIAIVPFPIGQGDPTNPPFFQDARLKDRELSGFGLVDFDVTEQFTVSAEARWTDQKKFQNQIGSFLRFPSDADGPDGIEGSWDFWSFRFTADYDVTDQTKLYTSAAKGNKAGGFNSLVVGAADLQYDPEVNWTYEAGIKTNFLDGRLGLDAAVFYSDLSSLQLLGFAGVNSAIRNAGSAKAYGFESSVAAIVADGVTFGIGLAYSNPSFKDGAFVNGGTDVAKCANIPACADRIVVDSNGNTGLNLSGYSLPRQSDWQGTLTVDIVQPLTEDWDWTLRGNYRYESKQYTVSPPTNVAYVGSKHRANLRAGVESDRYSVTAYVDNVFNDDSAVNTGIILDPSNFTSPIAVTYDDKRTFGIEARVNF; via the coding sequence GTGTCTCAATATCTATATAGCGGTAAGGCCTCACTGTTTAGCGCAACGGCGCTATCACTCGTCTTGTTGTGTGTGCCAGAGGTGGCCGCTCAGGTGGCCTTAGAAGAAATCACGGTTACAGCACGTAAACGAGAAGAGAGTCTCAAAGACATACCTCTCTCAATCACGGCTCTGACATCACAGGACATTGCTAACAGAGGCGTCAGTGAATTACGGGATATAATTGACCTTACGCCTGGCCTGTCGATCAGTGAATTCGGGGCTGGGCAGTTGAATTTTCCGGTCATTCGTGGGTTAACGAACCTCACTGGCGGTGCCTTTGCAGAGAACAATGTCTCAGTTTTCTATAACGGAGTTTATCTCGCGAACTCGAATATGGTCGACGTAACATTTCTCGACCTAGAGCGTGTTGAAGTTGTAAAAGGACCTGTAAGTGCCTTGTATGGGCGCAATGCCTATTCTGGCGTAATAAACTATGTCACTAAACGCCCATCAGATGAGTTTGAAGGCACTCTCAAATTAGAGGGAGGAAATCATGATCGGTACGGCATTCAAGGGTCAGTAAGTGGACCGATTGTTGATGGAAAGCTTGGCGTTCGTCTTTCTGGTCGGTTCGATAGCTTTGGCGGCACAAGGGAAGATGCGATAAGCGGCGTGGATTTTGAGGGCTATGAAAAAAAGGCAATTCAAGCAGCGTTCGAAATTGACCCAACTGAGTCTGTGAACATCTTGGCTACCTTATATTACAGTAACGATGATTATGACCAGCCACTCAGAGTTCTTACAACCGGCAACTGTGGCGCACCAGCGGGAGCATTTCAGACTACGCTGTGCGGAAAAGTGCCTGATTTTAGTGACTCAGATGGCACGCCGAGGTCGGGCGATCCTGATTTCGAGTTGTTCGGAAACAAGCGCGAATTGTTCATGGCAACAGGAAATGTCTCAATCGATATGGGGCCAGTCTCGTTGACCAGCGTAACGTCATATATGGACGGAAGCGAGGGGCAGAGAATAGATCGGGATGGTACGGGTGTCGGTCGCGCCTATCCTTTGATTGGAGGTCCAACACCTACTATTAACTTGTCGACTTATGGCTTGTCTGATGCAGACGACGATGCCTTTTCCCAAGAGTTACGTCTTTCAAGCAACGAAGACGAAAACGTCCGTTGGTCTTTCGGTGGATTTTATTCACGCTTTAATCGGCTCGGAGGTTTTACTATCGTCGTCGATAACGGTGACGTTCCGGCAGGAGCAATTGCGATAGTGCCCTTTCCCATTGGCCAGGGTGACCCTACAAATCCACCCTTCTTTCAAGATGCTCGTCTAAAGGATAGAGAGCTTTCGGGTTTTGGTTTGGTTGACTTTGATGTCACTGAGCAGTTCACCGTTTCGGCTGAGGCTCGATGGACGGATCAGAAAAAATTTCAAAATCAGATCGGTAGCTTTCTTAGGTTTCCAAGTGATGCTGATGGCCCGGACGGGATTGAAGGCAGTTGGGATTTTTGGAGCTTCAGATTTACAGCAGACTACGACGTCACTGATCAAACCAAGCTCTACACATCCGCCGCGAAGGGAAACAAAGCAGGTGGGTTTAATTCCCTCGTAGTCGGTGCAGCAGATTTACAATATGATCCAGAAGTAAACTGGACATACGAAGCTGGCATCAAAACTAATTTTCTCGACGGTCGGTTGGGGCTAGATGCAGCAGTGTTTTATTCTGACCTTTCGAGTTTGCAGCTCCTGGGATTTGCTGGGGTTAATTCAGCAATACGGAATGCTGGAAGCGCAAAAGCCTATGGCTTCGAATCAAGTGTAGCTGCGATCGTTGCAGATGGGGTGACATTTGGGATTGGATTGGCCTACTCAAATCCAAGTTTCAAAGACGGTGCTTTTGTTAACGGGGGCACGGATGTGGCGAAGTGCGCTAATATCCCAGCATGTGCGGACCGCATCGTTGTTGATTCTAATGGCAATACAGGCCTAAATCTAAGTGGTTATTCGTTACCTCGTCAAAGCGATTGGCAAGGAACTCTGACCGTTGATATCGTGCAGCCCTTGACCGAAGATTGGGATTGGACATTGCGTGGCAACTATAGATATGAGTCCAAGCAATACACTGTTTCACCTCCGACGAACGTAGCGTATGTAGGATCTAAGCATCGTGCCAACCTACGTGCTGGGGTGGAGTCTGATCGGTATTCGGTGACAGCTTACGTGGACAATGTGTTTAACGATGATTCTGCGGTCAATACCGGAATTATTTTGGATCCATCGAATTTTACGTCCCCAATCGCTGTTACGTATGACGATAAGCGGACCTTTGGTATCGAAGCGCGCGTCAACTTTTAG
- a CDS encoding LysR family transcriptional regulator — translation MDLRQLKYFLTVVEECGFINASIKLNVAQPSISRSVKMLEEELQVALLFRTSREVSLTYAGEELARRAKLILNEVERTKSEILAIGAGKKGRLIFGTAISASIPSIIKCVAKTAEKYPNLDINICEDVVENLWGGLFDGSIDMAVTTLFSAEEKGLASIALYDVHVLAVSHISHPIANHGGSLENLADYKWAVLDAEGIPKNISTYFNRAGISPPEHPVRVSTRSALITLLKTGKYLAIVPDVWVREELKKGEIIPLSKPFFDLTVRVGLVYRKDFVMNEPAKDLIETICSLKEIDFQ, via the coding sequence ATGGACCTAAGGCAACTCAAATACTTTCTGACTGTCGTGGAAGAGTGCGGTTTTATAAATGCATCAATCAAATTGAATGTTGCGCAGCCATCTATAAGCCGAAGCGTCAAAATGCTAGAAGAGGAGCTGCAAGTGGCGCTCTTATTTAGAACTTCTCGCGAGGTCAGTTTAACTTACGCAGGTGAAGAACTAGCTCGACGTGCGAAACTTATTCTCAACGAAGTAGAACGAACTAAATCAGAAATATTGGCAATTGGGGCAGGGAAGAAAGGGCGCCTAATTTTTGGAACTGCAATTTCTGCATCAATTCCTTCAATAATTAAATGTGTTGCAAAAACTGCTGAAAAATACCCAAATCTAGACATTAATATTTGCGAAGATGTGGTTGAAAATTTATGGGGCGGTTTGTTTGATGGTTCTATAGATATGGCGGTGACGACGCTCTTTTCAGCAGAAGAAAAAGGTCTTGCTTCTATAGCGTTATATGATGTTCACGTTTTGGCCGTTTCCCACATTTCACACCCAATTGCCAACCACGGTGGATCACTTGAAAATCTTGCGGATTACAAATGGGCGGTCCTAGATGCGGAAGGTATACCAAAAAATATTAGCACTTACTTTAATAGGGCCGGAATTTCTCCGCCAGAGCATCCCGTAAGGGTCTCCACACGATCCGCATTAATAACTCTACTAAAGACTGGAAAGTACTTGGCGATAGTGCCTGACGTATGGGTCAGAGAAGAACTCAAGAAAGGTGAAATTATCCCGCTATCTAAACCTTTCTTCGACTTGACGGTTAGAGTTGGACTTGTCTATCGCAAAGACTTTGTCATGAACGAACCTGCCAAAGACCTAATCGAAACAATTTGTTCTCTAAAGGAAATTGACTTCCAATAG
- a CDS encoding aldehyde dehydrogenase — MTDINDAAKIDVSNFNKFYIGGEWVEPSSKDVIDVVSPNTEQVVFRVAEAKTEDVDRAVAAARQAFDVGPWSSFSPEERAKYLRDLATELLKRIPELAIAFTEQVGALVSKAEMMSKNAINTLDRHAEMISDFKFAEQRPTAVGAGYLIREPVGVVAAITPWNVPLITMLNKIAPALAAGCTVIMKPAPETPIEAYIIAECADAVGFPAGVINLLTAGRDVSDYLVRQSRVDKVSFTGSLAAGQRIASVCGERIGRVTLELGGKSAAIILDDYDLDAAAASLAPALCYMTGQNCAALTRVIVSRERHDELVSLLASELKNIKVGYSHDPDSQMGPLAMKRQLDQVESYIQKGKDEGADLVFGGGRPQDLKTGFFIEPTLFANVNNSMAIAQQEIFGPVIVVIPCDNEEEAVRIANDSAFGLGGAVYTNDLKAAYRVARQVRTGTIGQNGPRADFSIGFGGFKKSGLGREGGEEGLISYLESKTLLLSEPLPVH; from the coding sequence ATGACTGACATAAATGACGCTGCAAAGATCGATGTATCTAACTTCAATAAGTTTTATATTGGTGGTGAATGGGTTGAGCCGTCCAGCAAGGATGTCATTGATGTGGTTTCGCCAAATACAGAACAAGTTGTATTTCGTGTTGCAGAGGCTAAGACAGAAGATGTTGACCGGGCCGTTGCAGCAGCTCGACAAGCATTTGACGTAGGGCCCTGGTCTTCATTCAGCCCAGAAGAACGAGCTAAGTACTTGAGAGATTTGGCGACAGAACTTCTTAAACGTATACCAGAATTGGCAATAGCGTTTACTGAACAAGTGGGCGCTTTGGTCTCGAAGGCGGAGATGATGTCGAAGAACGCCATTAATACACTAGATCGACATGCCGAAATGATCTCAGATTTCAAGTTTGCGGAACAAAGACCAACTGCAGTAGGCGCCGGGTACTTGATCCGTGAACCGGTTGGTGTCGTGGCAGCTATTACGCCTTGGAACGTCCCGCTAATCACTATGTTAAACAAAATAGCACCTGCGCTAGCAGCAGGGTGCACTGTAATTATGAAGCCAGCACCAGAAACGCCCATTGAGGCATATATTATTGCAGAATGTGCAGATGCAGTTGGATTTCCTGCTGGAGTGATCAACCTTCTCACCGCAGGAAGGGACGTCTCGGACTACCTAGTAAGGCAGTCCAGAGTCGATAAAGTTAGTTTCACTGGGAGCCTCGCTGCAGGACAACGCATTGCTTCAGTGTGTGGTGAACGCATTGGGCGCGTAACGTTGGAACTGGGGGGGAAGTCAGCCGCCATTATTCTAGATGATTATGATTTAGATGCTGCTGCTGCAAGTTTAGCTCCGGCACTATGTTACATGACCGGTCAGAACTGCGCGGCACTTACGCGCGTTATAGTTTCGCGTGAGCGGCACGATGAGTTGGTTAGTTTATTGGCATCTGAGCTGAAAAACATAAAGGTAGGATATTCTCACGATCCAGACTCGCAGATGGGCCCACTAGCTATGAAACGGCAGTTAGATCAGGTGGAATCCTACATACAGAAGGGAAAAGACGAGGGAGCAGATCTTGTCTTCGGTGGGGGACGCCCACAAGACCTTAAGACCGGCTTTTTCATCGAGCCAACTCTATTCGCAAATGTAAATAATTCGATGGCTATAGCTCAGCAAGAAATCTTTGGCCCTGTCATCGTTGTCATTCCCTGCGACAATGAAGAGGAAGCTGTGCGTATAGCTAATGATTCCGCGTTTGGTTTAGGTGGCGCTGTATACACAAACGATTTGAAAGCAGCTTACCGTGTTGCGCGCCAGGTTAGGACTGGGACAATAGGACAAAATGGGCCGCGAGCAGATTTTTCAATTGGATTCGGTGGCTTTAAGAAATCTGGTCTAGGTCGAGAAGGAGGGGAGGAGGGACTTATCTCTTACTTAGAGTCAAAGACCTTACTTCTTTCTGAACCGCTGCCTGTCCATTGA
- a CDS encoding ABC transporter substrate-binding protein: MNVLLLRPKLSKLLGTLFALLTGFFTCPVPGTAQAELLRLAVSTTTPILGHPFERYAGGHVKSSVFDGLTQITISGQLKPALALSWQAETNTRWVFKLRPGVLFHNGKPFSAESVVEIFEYLKLPDAERFYMAQELSSISSARALDTLTVEINTTKPDPLLPRRMSILRIIDMSAWLEKGEAEFTLSPVGTGPFVVSSWGENATQIKLNAFDSSWRRSQHYTNIQMDVVLDSTRRMQALLSGEVDIAVNLDPDGVEILESAGYKTITTPNPIVVGIGLRNINADESPLMDKRVRQALNHAVNKEAIVKYIHLGQMSVASQGVTPGVFGFNPSIEPYSYDVALARKLLAESGYPDGFSIVIGAAVGQVPGDSLLYQQVAQDLRGVGLKVELRSLSFPEFSRRIRSGDWDDIDAFTATWSSRNHFDALPALESHSCKRTPTPFFCDQRIMQDLEAVQYEIDASKREKMLMDIMAETVDQAPSIFLVNYSDIVGMRSDIMGYELRSDGIPLEKIWLAN, translated from the coding sequence ATGAACGTTTTATTATTGAGACCAAAGCTTAGCAAACTACTTGGCACCTTGTTTGCGCTTCTGACTGGTTTTTTTACATGTCCGGTGCCTGGCACTGCTCAGGCTGAACTACTACGTCTGGCCGTTTCAACTACCACTCCCATTCTCGGGCATCCCTTCGAGAGATATGCGGGTGGCCACGTCAAATCATCTGTGTTTGACGGTTTAACGCAGATAACTATTTCTGGCCAATTAAAACCAGCGTTAGCACTTTCTTGGCAGGCAGAAACAAATACGAGGTGGGTTTTCAAACTCAGGCCAGGCGTTTTGTTCCATAACGGCAAACCATTTTCAGCCGAAAGCGTAGTGGAAATTTTTGAGTACCTGAAGTTACCTGATGCCGAACGCTTTTATATGGCACAAGAATTATCATCAATAAGTTCAGCGAGAGCTCTCGATACACTCACAGTCGAAATCAATACTACGAAGCCAGACCCATTGCTGCCCAGACGAATGAGCATATTGAGAATCATAGATATGTCGGCTTGGCTAGAGAAAGGTGAAGCCGAATTTACACTTTCACCAGTAGGAACGGGGCCTTTCGTTGTCAGTTCATGGGGTGAAAATGCAACACAGATCAAGCTGAATGCTTTTGATTCGTCGTGGCGCCGATCTCAACACTACACAAATATTCAGATGGACGTCGTGCTAGATAGTACAAGGCGGATGCAGGCTCTTCTCTCAGGAGAGGTGGATATTGCAGTGAACTTAGATCCTGATGGCGTTGAGATTCTAGAAAGCGCTGGCTATAAGACAATTACAACACCTAATCCTATCGTTGTCGGTATTGGCCTACGCAACATAAATGCCGATGAATCTCCGCTGATGGACAAAAGGGTAAGGCAGGCGCTTAATCACGCTGTCAACAAAGAGGCGATCGTTAAGTATATTCATTTGGGTCAGATGTCTGTTGCGAGCCAAGGTGTTACGCCTGGGGTATTCGGATTTAATCCGAGTATTGAACCCTATTCCTACGATGTTGCGCTTGCGCGAAAATTATTGGCGGAAAGTGGCTATCCGGATGGGTTCTCAATAGTAATTGGAGCTGCGGTAGGTCAAGTTCCAGGAGACTCCTTACTGTATCAACAGGTTGCGCAAGACTTGAGGGGAGTTGGGTTGAAAGTCGAACTCCGCAGCCTGTCGTTTCCCGAATTTTCACGCCGTATTCGTTCAGGCGATTGGGATGATATCGATGCATTTACCGCGACTTGGTCCAGCCGCAATCATTTTGACGCATTGCCCGCATTAGAGTCTCATTCCTGCAAAAGGACACCTACGCCATTCTTTTGTGATCAGCGAATCATGCAAGACTTGGAAGCCGTTCAGTATGAGATTGATGCTTCAAAAAGAGAAAAGATGCTTATGGACATAATGGCGGAGACTGTCGATCAGGCACCATCTATATTTCTCGTAAACTACTCAGATATTGTCGGAATGCGTTCAGACATCATGGGCTACGAACTCAGAAGTGACGGTATACCTCTCGAAAAGATTTGGCTTGCCAACTAA
- a CDS encoding phytanoyl-CoA dioxygenase family protein codes for MLNKHPIRPISQEDIDTYARDGAVCLRKVFDPEWLEPLKTLTERIMIDREDFGLLPTYHNRYMSRCIPEFRNFIFESPMAEACGKAIASKAVRFYFDEIFSKPPQSDATTPWHTDRMGWPVDGVMVPSLWIPFTPITKANSLEVIAGSFKYDARYWLFGFNARQMVQPPDRISHPDGEALRSDPRVRFLSWDMEPGDMLIVHPWAHHYSSGNPSNDWRHALSVRIFGDDITWNPRPDCINLAGICWDEMIKGEKPGGPLFPLLWSENGDRDTDENFPRGFSATWSPGIDGNKIREGLKPSVRIKNERGGLSKVDVSSFISE; via the coding sequence ATGTTGAATAAGCACCCTATTAGACCGATAAGCCAAGAAGATATCGACACTTACGCACGAGATGGTGCTGTTTGTCTGAGAAAAGTATTTGATCCTGAATGGCTAGAGCCGTTAAAGACTCTCACTGAACGGATCATGATTGATCGGGAAGATTTCGGTCTGCTACCAACTTATCACAACAGATATATGTCTCGGTGCATACCAGAGTTTAGGAATTTCATATTTGAATCACCAATGGCCGAAGCATGCGGTAAAGCGATAGCTTCGAAAGCTGTCAGGTTCTATTTTGATGAAATATTTTCGAAACCTCCTCAATCAGATGCAACAACACCTTGGCACACGGATCGGATGGGCTGGCCAGTCGATGGAGTAATGGTGCCTTCATTGTGGATACCATTCACTCCAATAACTAAGGCAAATTCTTTGGAAGTCATTGCGGGTTCGTTTAAATACGATGCACGCTATTGGCTGTTTGGGTTTAATGCGCGCCAAATGGTGCAGCCCCCAGACCGGATCTCTCATCCTGATGGCGAGGCTCTCCGCAGTGACCCTCGTGTTCGCTTCTTGTCTTGGGATATGGAGCCGGGCGATATGCTAATCGTTCATCCTTGGGCTCATCATTATTCGTCAGGCAATCCGAGTAATGATTGGCGTCACGCGTTATCCGTACGAATATTCGGTGACGATATTACCTGGAATCCTCGTCCAGATTGCATCAACCTTGCAGGTATCTGTTGGGATGAGATGATTAAAGGTGAAAAGCCAGGAGGCCCTTTATTCCCATTGCTTTGGTCAGAGAACGGCGACCGTGATACAGACGAGAATTTCCCACGCGGCTTTTCTGCGACCTGGTCTCCGGGCATTGATGGCAATAAGATTAGAGAAGGTCTTAAACCGTCAGTGCGCATCAAGAACGAGAGAGGCGGGCTTTCGAAAGTTGATGTTTCAAGCTTCATTAGCGAATAG
- a CDS encoding MarR family transcriptional regulator: protein MQKYQIDPCRSSLTAVRTMSILEILNRSNSARVSDIVRQGTLSRGAVCRILNALESEGYVTRERSEKKYRLTRRVMNLSIGYGVEDAVLNSSKSVISELSQQIIWPIILTSPKGTDIETLITTEYDNPFAISRSRLGDKKPIINSASGCAFLAAVSEQIRKNYFNLIEQTGMTAEKLEEFKSRVNVARFQNYAAYQEEESKEASVAVAIVPDGKPVAMLTIKYIASAVSYSSMFKDLVPLLFDSVRKIESSDEWRR, encoded by the coding sequence ATGCAGAAATACCAAATTGACCCATGTAGGAGCTCGTTAACTGCTGTTCGTACGATGTCTATTTTGGAAATCCTAAATCGTTCTAACTCGGCAAGGGTGAGCGATATTGTTCGGCAGGGAACATTATCGCGAGGCGCTGTATGTCGCATACTCAACGCATTAGAGAGTGAAGGGTACGTAACTAGAGAGCGGAGTGAAAAGAAGTACCGACTAACGCGGCGTGTGATGAATCTATCTATAGGATATGGGGTCGAAGACGCAGTGCTCAACAGCTCAAAGTCAGTTATTTCAGAATTATCGCAACAGATTATCTGGCCGATCATACTAACAAGTCCCAAAGGCACCGATATTGAGACGTTGATTACTACGGAGTATGACAACCCTTTTGCGATATCGCGTTCACGCTTAGGGGATAAAAAGCCGATAATCAATTCAGCGTCTGGATGCGCTTTTTTGGCCGCAGTAAGTGAACAAATTCGGAAGAATTATTTCAATTTAATAGAACAAACCGGCATGACTGCTGAAAAACTAGAAGAATTTAAGTCTAGGGTGAATGTAGCACGTTTCCAAAACTATGCTGCCTATCAAGAAGAAGAGTCAAAGGAAGCTTCAGTTGCAGTTGCTATCGTTCCTGATGGCAAGCCGGTCGCGATGCTCACGATAAAGTACATTGCTTCAGCAGTTTCTTATTCATCAATGTTCAAAGATTTAGTCCCCTTACTATTCGATTCTGTCAGAAAGATAGAATCGAGTGACGAGTGGAGAAGGTAA